Proteins found in one Acidobacteriota bacterium genomic segment:
- a CDS encoding HAMP domain-containing sensor histidine kinase codes for MSSYGIAGISVAVTIVVGLAIQQFTPTNPIAFLLFVPPILVTAMWTDLRASLVATLMGGLAAEFFFRLPYLAFPRASDEVVPLSLYLVIGAGISVLAHRLAKARADAQAANHLKDEFLASLSHELRTPLNALLGWIQLLRSGQLSEVKRARALDAIERSAELQFRLIADLLDESAAMTGKLRLTRETVDVAPLIEGVVESMRAAAEDKGLELHATISQVGTRNLDPSRLQQIVANLLSNAVKFTPSGGRVDTVVSDVAGDLCIVVANTGPGIPPDFLPFVFDRFRQADASPTREQAGLGLGLAIVRHLVELHGGTVEASSTPGEGATFTVRLPASAPSRS; via the coding sequence GTGAGTTCGTACGGCATCGCCGGGATCTCGGTCGCGGTGACCATTGTCGTGGGCCTGGCGATTCAACAGTTCACGCCCACCAACCCGATTGCGTTCCTGCTGTTCGTGCCGCCGATCCTGGTGACGGCGATGTGGACCGACCTGCGCGCCAGCCTGGTGGCGACGTTGATGGGTGGGTTGGCCGCCGAGTTTTTCTTTCGGTTGCCGTACCTGGCCTTTCCCCGGGCATCGGACGAGGTCGTGCCGCTGTCGCTGTATCTCGTGATCGGCGCCGGCATCTCGGTGCTGGCGCACCGGCTGGCCAAGGCGCGCGCCGATGCGCAGGCGGCCAATCACCTCAAGGACGAGTTCCTCGCCTCGTTGTCACACGAACTGCGAACACCCCTCAACGCATTGCTGGGCTGGATCCAGCTGCTGCGGTCGGGCCAGCTGTCGGAGGTCAAGCGGGCCCGCGCGCTCGATGCGATTGAACGCAGCGCCGAGCTCCAATTCCGCCTGATTGCCGACCTGCTGGACGAGTCGGCGGCCATGACCGGCAAGCTGCGGCTCACCCGAGAGACCGTGGACGTGGCGCCGTTGATCGAGGGGGTCGTGGAGTCGATGCGGGCCGCCGCCGAGGACAAGGGCCTGGAACTTCACGCCACGATCAGCCAGGTCGGCACCAGGAACCTGGACCCCTCGCGGCTGCAGCAGATCGTGGCCAACCTGCTGTCGAACGCCGTCAAGTTCACGCCGTCGGGCGGCCGCGTCGACACCGTCGTCAGCGACGTCGCCGGCGACCTGTGCATTGTCGTGGCCAACACCGGCCCGGGGATCCCGCCCGACTTCCTGCCGTTCGTGTTCGATCGGTTCCGGCAGGCCGATGCCAGCCCGACGCGCGAGCAGGCCGGACTTGGCCTGGGGCTGGCGATCGTGCGCCACCTCGTCGAACTGCATGGCGGCACCGTCGAGGCCAGCAGCACGCCCGGCGAGGGCGCCACGTTCACCGTGCGGCTTCCGGCGAGCGCACCGTCACGTTCGTGA
- the modA gene encoding molybdate ABC transporter substrate-binding protein: MTRSSRTTKFVNWLVAGITVLGLSASLVARGAPVAAQPPGLVVSVAVSLHAALAEIAGLYRAATGVSVSLNTGGSNTLARQIVAGARAAVFVSADEVQMDVVETAGRVVAGTRTPLVTNELAVVAPNDRPAPAGLAELLQGGVARLAMGETASVPAGVYGRRWLEHEGAWARLQTKVIPFPTVRAVLAAVEAGRVDAGIVYATDAREAAVRVVGRVSAREHAYLNIVQPAAVIAGPNEADGRRFLQFLQGPAARAVFERRGFRTIER; encoded by the coding sequence ATGACGAGATCCAGCCGGACCACAAAGTTCGTGAACTGGCTGGTGGCCGGGATTACAGTTCTCGGCCTCAGCGCGTCGCTTGTGGCGCGAGGCGCGCCCGTTGCCGCACAGCCCCCCGGCCTGGTCGTGTCAGTCGCCGTGAGCCTGCATGCGGCGCTCGCCGAGATCGCCGGCTTGTACCGTGCGGCGACGGGCGTGTCTGTTTCCCTCAACACCGGCGGTTCCAACACGCTGGCCCGGCAGATTGTCGCGGGTGCGCGGGCGGCGGTGTTCGTCAGCGCAGACGAGGTGCAGATGGACGTGGTCGAAACGGCCGGCCGCGTCGTCGCCGGCACCCGCACGCCCCTGGTGACCAACGAACTCGCCGTCGTGGCCCCGAACGATCGCCCGGCCCCGGCCGGTCTCGCCGAGCTGCTCCAGGGCGGTGTGGCGCGGCTCGCGATGGGTGAGACCGCCAGCGTCCCCGCGGGTGTTTACGGGCGCCGCTGGCTCGAGCATGAAGGCGCGTGGGCGCGGCTGCAGACGAAGGTGATTCCGTTCCCAACCGTACGAGCCGTGCTGGCGGCGGTCGAAGCGGGCCGGGTGGATGCCGGCATTGTTTACGCCACCGACGCGCGCGAAGCGGCGGTGCGGGTGGTCGGCCGTGTCTCGGCCAGGGAGCACGCGTACCTGAACATCGTGCAGCCGGCGGCGGTGATTGCCGGGCCCAATGAAGCCGACGGCCGCCGCTTCCTGCAATTCCTGCAAGGGCCTGCCGCCCGCGCCGTGTTTGAGCGGAGAGGATTCCGCACGATTGAGCGCTGA
- a CDS encoding TOBE domain-containing protein, whose product MSDLLTVRAAADRLGVAYSTLKQWIYDGSVRTTRTNGGHHRIAESEVLRLQMAPAGGKAVSRAPRRAPATRGVLVALSGRNQLRGIVDEVRSDGLLSQVRLRIGDQILTAVITRDAVNELKLKKGDEAVAIIKSTEVMIGRLR is encoded by the coding sequence ATGAGCGATCTGCTCACGGTGCGGGCGGCGGCCGATCGGCTGGGGGTCGCGTACTCGACGCTCAAACAGTGGATCTACGACGGCTCGGTCCGCACCACCCGAACCAACGGCGGTCACCATCGCATTGCCGAGTCCGAAGTGCTGCGGTTGCAGATGGCCCCGGCTGGCGGCAAGGCCGTCAGCCGCGCGCCGCGTCGCGCGCCCGCCACGCGCGGTGTGCTGGTCGCGCTCAGCGGCCGCAACCAACTGCGCGGCATTGTCGACGAGGTCCGCAGCGACGGCTTGTTGTCGCAGGTACGGCTGCGCATCGGCGATCAGATCCTGACGGCGGTGATCACGCGCGATGCGGTGAACGAGTTGAAGCTGAAGAAGGGCGACGAGGCCGTCGCTATCATCAAATCCACCGAAGTGATGATCGGCCGGCTGCGGTGA
- the modB gene encoding molybdate ABC transporter permease subunit, which yields MSAETWQIAQFTVLMAVVATALTLPFAVAAGWLLARGTFCGKALVETVVSLPLVLPPVATGLLLLWLFSRRSPVGQALDAMGIEVIFTWKAVVIAMMVVSFPLFARSVRSGIEQVDRRYEDLAATLGAGRFRILRTITLPLASKGIIAGAVLGFSRALGEFGATIMVAGAIPGQTQTLAVGIYTFVETGREEAAWGLLLLSALLAFGAIYLSNRLVAAGP from the coding sequence TTGAGCGCTGAGACCTGGCAGATCGCGCAGTTCACGGTGCTGATGGCGGTTGTCGCCACGGCGCTGACGCTGCCCTTTGCCGTTGCCGCGGGCTGGCTGTTGGCGCGTGGCACGTTTTGCGGCAAGGCGCTGGTCGAAACGGTGGTGTCGTTGCCTTTGGTCCTGCCACCGGTGGCGACGGGCCTGCTGCTGTTGTGGCTGTTCAGCCGCCGCAGCCCCGTGGGCCAGGCGCTCGATGCCATGGGCATCGAGGTGATCTTCACGTGGAAGGCGGTAGTGATCGCGATGATGGTCGTGAGCTTCCCGCTGTTCGCCCGCAGCGTGCGCTCGGGTATCGAGCAGGTGGATCGCCGCTACGAAGACCTTGCGGCGACGCTTGGCGCGGGCCGCTTCCGCATTCTGCGGACCATCACGCTGCCGCTCGCCTCGAAGGGGATCATCGCCGGCGCGGTGCTGGGCTTCTCGCGCGCGCTCGGCGAGTTCGGCGCCACCATCATGGTCGCCGGCGCCATTCCCGGGCAGACCCAAACGCTGGCGGTGGGCATCTACACCTTTGTCGAGACCGGTCGCGAAGAGGCGGCGTGGGGGTTGTTGCTGCTGTCGGCGCTGCTGGCGTTTGGTGCCATCTATCTCTCCAACCGGCTCGTGGCGGCGGGCCCGTGA
- a CDS encoding ATP-binding cassette domain-containing protein yields MIQLTLDVTLRQQAFELRVRDASSVEVLGLFGPSGSGKTTLLEVIAGIRTPDAGEIRVGDRVLFSSSAGINLPPRDRQIGYVPQDALLFPHLDVDGNINYGVHHSRRNLAGDDESRLRSALVEILDLEPLLRRRVQKLSGGEKQRVAIARALMTQPAVLLLDEPLAGVDRARRDRILPYVLRIRRDLHVPLVYVTHDEAELTAIADRVLHLEAGQVTNVTVRSPEAAR; encoded by the coding sequence GTGATCCAGCTGACTCTTGACGTCACGCTGCGCCAGCAGGCCTTCGAGCTGCGCGTTCGCGACGCCTCGTCGGTCGAAGTGCTCGGCCTGTTCGGGCCGTCGGGCAGCGGCAAGACGACCCTGCTCGAGGTCATTGCCGGCATTCGCACGCCCGATGCCGGAGAGATTCGCGTTGGCGATCGCGTGCTGTTCTCGTCGTCCGCCGGCATCAACCTGCCGCCTCGCGATCGCCAGATCGGCTACGTGCCCCAGGACGCGCTGCTGTTTCCCCACCTCGACGTCGACGGCAACATCAACTACGGCGTCCACCACAGCCGTCGTAACCTGGCGGGCGACGACGAGTCACGCTTGCGCTCGGCACTCGTCGAGATCCTCGATCTGGAGCCGTTACTGAGGCGCCGGGTGCAGAAGCTGTCGGGAGGCGAAAAACAGAGGGTCGCCATTGCCCGCGCCCTGATGACGCAGCCGGCGGTGCTGTTACTGGACGAACCGCTGGCCGGCGTCGATCGCGCGCGCCGCGATCGCATCCTGCCGTATGTGCTGCGCATTCGCCGCGACCTGCACGTGCCCCTTGTCTACGTGACGCACGACGAAGCCGAGCTCACCGCGATTGCCGATCGCGTTCTGCACCTCGAGGCCGGACAGGTCACGAACGTGACGGTGCGCTCGCCGGAAGCCGCACGGTGA